ACCTGCAACCTTACAGCTGGCAACAACTGCGTAACTCGGCGTAGGCAAAGAGAACGATGCATAAAGGTGGTTGAAACTGTGGCTGTGTGGGAGGGGGAAAACAAGTATGCACAAAATAATCCTGAATATGCGagaagtgtgtgagtgagagtgaaatTTGAAATGGGCAATCCCAGCTTCTTCCTACAGCAAGGGGACGTCCCATTGCATAGAACAACACTGCTGGCACCCTTTGGTTTGTGTCAGCTGCTTTTAAATCTCACTACAATGCAGAAACTGAGATTGATAAATATCATGAGAACCAAACGGTGTCGAAAATGCTCACTAGAGAGAATTCGACCACGAAATAGAGCACGCATGTGTTCTTTTATTTGTGCATCCTGCTGCCACTGTGCTCAGATGAACTACACTGGCCTGACTGAGACAGAGCATCCTAAAGACAACTGCTGCTTAAGTTCACACTGAAATTGATGAGGAATGCGATGGAAAATGAAGAGGGTTGGGTGGGAGTCTGCAGAAAGGTGGCCTACATTCATATAACACATGCACATCTGCTTTTTGAATGTCAGACATGAAGACCTCATTTTCTTTTCCCATTGAGGAAGTGACACGAAGAGCACACTCCTACAATTTCTGCTCATGATGAACCAAAAACTGCAGCTGTATGCAAACAGGATGTGAAACCTCAAGAATTCATTCATTAGCCCATTGTAGTGCCATTAAACCCTTCAAACTCAGCATaattagggctgggtgatatgacGGTATATATATGGGATGGACGAAAATAAAAGTCTGAAACGTGAATAACAGCATAGGAGCTCATGTCACGTCACGTTGCTGTGCGCATGGTCACGAAAACTATTTTGATAGCTCAGCTCCCACATACGTATGCAACCCAGCTTTCCGGACACACTTTGGGAGCTGACGCTTGAAACAGACAGTGGAGGAGGTTTAGACACTCCAGGCTTATAGGGTGTGGAAATGAATGTGTCTTTATCATAGCTGAAGGGAATGACAATACGATAGCAGATGAGCAAACAAGCGAACATGACACATGAGCATCTTCAAGCAAAAGCCAGAATATATTAGTTAAAACCAATGTTACTCAACTATCGAGAAGAAATAAAACAACCTCGGCATCCGATCGCAGGCCTTTCCGCTCCTTGAGTTCTCTCCAGCGCTGGAAAGCTGGTTAATTTTCCCAAACAGATTGTAACCAACTGTTAATCTCTTTAacaaacttttatattttttattatattgaccATGATGGCATAGAAAACACTGTTGATGAATATATGCaagattaatgcatttattttgttaaagtacAAAAATCTAAGTTTCAAAGTCAGTTTAGAAAATACGTTAGAAAATATAGAGACatgttaaaattaatagtgtttaATTATTGGGTTTAATTTGCACACTTTTGattgaaagtatatttttgtaGACAGAAAAATTAGATTCAATTTCATTCCTTAAAACtggataaaattaaatatgatgatgaaatacTGACTGATTTTTATTAGTCAAAAGCTGTAGTAACTCAAGGCTGGAACTTTCTGTTTATCCGAATATTTGTAATtgcacatttaacatttaaagattGTTTGTTGTGACTGTTGTGTTCTCATTCCTAAGATCACACACTGAGAGATTCAAGATCCAAATTTATAGATAAAATGACTTGAATTTTGTGTTGGCTTTTACTTTCTACACAATTGCGGATTCTTTATGCAATCAAGACATCACAACATAGCAAAAAGGAACGTCAacggaagaaaaacaaaaaacaacaaagcaaAAGACTTTTTAAGTGACACATTGACAAATGAAAATGAGCATCTAAACTACACAAAAACAACATTAACAAAACCAGTCTGTCAATCAGAATCTGCTCTCTACAACATCCAATAAACCAGCCTTGTTAAAAATGACCTTTTCAATCCACTTCCATATCTCACCCGCACtacacagccaatcagatcacagcCCTGATCACAAAGAGAAAAAGCAGAGTTGGCCAGGACCCCTCCATTACCTTCCACTCCTACAACCAACATAAAGAATAACCATCACAAAGGGTTTTCACATGACTTTACTAATGCCACCTTTCATCACTGGACAGCGGACCGAGGGGAAATAACACAGAgaaaaaatgaaaccaaaaagTCAATGATGAAAGGAAAAcaatgaaagaaacaaacaaacaacaacaacaaaataagagaCAGTGAATTCCCCTCGATACTCAACCATTTGTGCTCGTCTCCCACATGCTAATGACTCCGCTCCATTCTTTGATTGGGAATTAAGACTATTGAAATCAATAATCAGCTAACCAGTGGCTGTGGCTCTGCTATCTTATCTCCCATTCCTTTCCCCTCCACAGAGTTACAGCATCCCCACCCAGGCCCAAGAGAGAGTAGGCGCTAAAAACAACCCCCGTGTGGACCCAAGGGAGCCAGCAGGTTTGGCCATGCAAAACACACTCTTTCATTGATAACATCCATTTTTCCTGGACTATTACAGTCTTTTAAAAGCTTAACAAATATTTGAATCTAAAATGGCAGCGGGGGAAAAAATCTTAAtgggatagatcacccaaaaatacaaatttctgTCATTTTCgaatcctcatgttgttccaaaccgatAGGACTTAATCTTCAAAACtaagggtgtattcacaccaggaaagtccactagttcacttgctttggtccggaccaaatacaatgtagattttttttttgtttggtgcaGTTCGCTTTCACACTGCCCTTTTTGCAAGTGAACTAGAAATTGTAAACAAAACTACACATGTGCTAATGTCATCCATTTATTGGACAGAAATTCTCAAGCAGGAAAAACAGGAAGTGCCAAAACAGGCTAATCATGGAGACCTTTTGtagtgctatttttattttttttactgattggTGTTATCAGATACTAATGCACTATGAATAAACTTATGAGCATGATATGAGACAATGTCATACAATGTTTTAATTATGACTAAAATctacagatatatatttttttaagataatctacagatatatatttttaagatatcAGTTTAGTTAGTTAAAACAtttaacctagataaatgtgcgctataaGGTGTCAGCGTTGGGGCAGTCGTGGCCTACTggatagagagtcggacttgtaccCCGAAGccgaaggtcatgggttcaagtCTCAGGTCCGGCAGGAATTGTCGTGGTGGGAGTGAATAACCAGCACTTTCTccatcttcaataccacgactgagcaaggcactgaaaccCCAACCcctaatcaaacagttggtggttaccattgacttccatagtattttttcccttatatggaagtcaatggcaaacACCAACTATTTGAtaaccagcaatcttcaaaatatattctatgttcaacataagaaagcaactaatacaggtttggaatgacatgaggctgagtatatgataacatatttcatttttgggaaaatattcCTTTGTCGAGTTCTTTAAAGATACTCTTTTTACATCAAGGTTGGCCAAGAGTGATTTAAATCCAACTAACATATCTTCTGATCAAACAGAAAAATGTAAGATGGAAATAATTTGAGACCATAAACCTAAACAGATTACATATAAAGAGGCTGCTTGTGATCAAAATGAAGAAAGCTAACAGGGTGGGAGAAAAATACAAGTAACTTTCCACTCACCCATCCTCCTTGGCTCTGGATCCAGGGCTGAATTTTGTTGTCTAGGTAGACGGTCATCCATTCCGCAATGCTTCCCACTAGTGGGCTCATCTCCTTCTCCACGCACTCAACACACAGAGCCCCTCCAAAGGCAAACAGTCCCACGATGCGGCCCCAGTTGACGCCATCACGGAACACCTCATCCATCACGCTCTCGAAGCTCTGGTATGCTGTGGCAGGCGTGATGTGGAGCTGCGAGGACAGGTCGTTGAATGCTTGGGAATAACGCAGCTCAAACTCATTGGCAGAATCACGAAGCGCCTCCTTTACAGCGTCCAGACCCCCAGTCCCGTTCGTCTGACGCTGGGGGGTTGAAGCGGGGGACATTGGTGGGGTTCCAGTGGAACCAGTACTCGTTCCGTTCAGGGAGCCATAAACGAGGGTTGTCGTTCCTGCTGCCCCCATATCATCATTCCCTTCCGCAGCATCAGTCCGATTTGTGTCTTCTGTAAATTCAATGTGGTTGTAAGGGTAGTTCCTCTGCGAgagtttatatttaataaaaaataccaccAGTTCTCTGTTATAGTAAGACATAATTCAAGTTGTTGCTCGTCGTTCTCTGATGTCTGAATATCCACTTGCTTGTTCTTATAACACCGTGCACACCCTTGCATCCTTCTCAGGCTTCTGCCGACGCTCAGGGATGGTGCAATGGCTCATACCCTGTGGTAAGACAACAGTGCAATGAATTGATCCGCAAATACGCAATCATTTTCACAAACAGGGAGAGGAGGAGGTTGGGGGAAAACTTTGGAAGAGGTTAAGGGGCCCTGAagataaactgtttttttttcaccctctaAAGCCCTCTTACTTAATGTAGAGGCTTGATCAAAGGAACAGATGGTAGCCTCTCATCACCTGCCTCCAAATGAAAAACATGGACAATAACCTCTCTCCCCTTATCCAAGACATGGCTAAATGTACACGGACCTTGACATGAGTGAATTTTAAACAGCATGGGGGAAGAACAGCCAGCGTGGCCAGAATTATGATTCCCTCATTTCAACAAATCTATAACGGACCTTGATTGTGGGGCCAGAAGAGTCTCAGACAAAAGATACAAAAGTgcttcaaaacattaaaatgttttgacaaCATGtataatcttaaaaatatatatataataatcaatgTATTAAATCTCtgctaaacaaacaaaatagactgaaattaatacattaatttaaaattacataaatgttttattacagatcaAATGTATACCATATGTTTGCTGATTTCATCTTTTCTGATCACATCGCGAGCGCGCGCGTTGACGCTCCTGGGAAAAGCGCGAGAGTTCTGAGGAAACACTGGATGAGCCAAACACGTGCTGACAACGAGGCCACAAGAACATTCCAGAAGCTGCTCTGTTTGTCGcaggaaaaatatataataaataatactaaaatagcataTTTTGCTACTTAACTAATGACTCATGACAAATGACCCTCTGTCCGAATAAGACGCATATTCTCGCCACATGCTTTCTTccacatgtactgtacatgtaatgtaatgtaatgtatatgACATTATGTGGTCGCACTTACTGATTGCTGTCGCTGGACTGATCAGCACACACTTCCAAGAGTGAACTATTTAAGATTCTATTAAAAGAGACACGCGGTGTGTTTACAAACACAATGTCCGCTCGCGCACAACACTGCGCACATTCCCACACAGAGTCCCCGCGTGCATGAATAACATTACATACTAGACGAACACAAAGCTATTCACTGTTTTATGTTAGGATTGtcaagaaacatattttttttatcttttaaaataaagtctACATACAGTAGTGGCTAATATACAGGCATGCATTTAGACCGAGACGAATCTTTTATCGACCAACTAGTTAGCAATTACCTAAAACGAAGTCTATCGTCAACATTTTTCTACTTTATCACACGTTATCGTACTTACTGTCAACGTTTACGATAATGATAACACGGAGAGTAAAAGTAAAAGACCATTCATCTTACCATAACATAGTCTGCATACTCATCTCGTAGATTAAGACACCCAAGCAAACAACTCCAGTGGGTTTAGGTGAATGTTAGTTATAGATTAAGCCACAATACCAAATGGAAACTGCAACAGATCAAAAGTAATACTGTATGAAGAAAAAACTAGCCAGTGCTGGATATTTGTGTTTAAAGCAGACctcccctctctccctctctctctgtgatAGGATATCACCTAAACGACGCTCTCGCTGTCTACCCAACCATTACGTAATAAAGGCTCGTTCACAGGCCCATAGCACAGGCCGAGCGGAAACAAGCAGTCACTTCTGTATTTATAGCGAGACTTATCAAACCTTCAGAGAACAGAGCACACAGAATCACTGATGTCCGAGAAAACGGACATATAAGGACCAAATCCGTAATTACCAGCCAAACATTGCGGCTGATCACAAGCAAAGCTCGAAGCTCTCCAAATGTCACCCTGAAGTGAAACTCTGGATCTAGATTATTTTATAATGTCGTGATATTTTTTAGGTCTGCATACAGCTAACGTTGGCATACATTATTTGGGCACGTCAGTAAAATTAAACACACCTTTATGTCTTATTTTCGATTGAATGCAATGCATTTCTGCACGCATATATGTCATGAGAAACACCATATACTAGCAAGAGAGCAAATTAACAACAAGCCCTTTATAACTGACGGTTCTTGCTGGCCAAGAATGCATTTCCATAATGCATAATTTAAGACAACTAGTTTAATGTCAATCTTTTCCCCGTCGGCTAGTTAACGTTAGCCGTTTAGCTAGCGTCACGGAAGATGGACTGGATGTACAGGGAAATCGTTTAGAAACGGGGAAAGAGATACAGCTCACATTTCAGACCCCCATTGCAGACATTTGGTACTTACTCGGATATTTGGAAAGGCAAATTCTCATGCATGATCGATGTCGGCGTGTTTCTCGTCGACCGGAGCTCATTCGGTGTAACGTTAGAGCCGCTGTCAGCAAAGCTCGGTACATTCAGCAGCGCGTAGTTCCGCCCCTCAGAGCTGCTCTTTAAACTCAGGGCCTGTTCATACATTACAGCAGACACATCAGATGTGGACCGAGTAAGATAGCGTACGGAGTAACTATTTCAGTCACTCCAGAGTCGTTAATTAAAGCTTATTATCATTTGAAAAGCAACATTCGATTAAGTTTTCAAATGTTGAGACGCGCCATTCAGTGCAACTGCTACTAATACTGATGACTACAACTGGCAACTTTTTCACATTATGGGGTCTGATATAAATTCTAATCTAAATCTAACTACAAATATTTGGATATGCATACTTAACTGACGTTATGAATGTACATTTTAGATGCACACTAAACAAAGAATGGCAGAATTACTATGGTAACCTTTGTTACCCCAAAATGCGCGTGGCGCGTCTGTCACAGCGACACCCTGTGGCGCATTTACACGAGTACAAATCTtagctatatttaaattaaattcttcGTTTGATATGTAGGTGTTGTCATGATATAAAGCAGAGGTTTTCTATCTTTAAACACCCAGGGACCCTCCACTCAGACTCGCATTCGAACAAGAGCCCTAGTGTAAAATAACAAACTTTACTacattatatatgcatttaatatcgtTATACAGACAATGGGAAATGCCATAAAAATGAGACTGCTCTTTGAAAACCTTAATATAGAAGAAACGTACAGGTAGGAGGAAATTCAATGGTTCAGaatttcaaactttattgatTACTTCACCAAATGCTTGTAAGATTACATCACAATATGTAGAGTTTAACattattctgtatattttacatGAAAACTTTACACATTGTATTTCttcatatactatatatatttatatttcccaGTTTCAAGGGAAGTAAAGTAGACATCCATAGTTGCAAGGGAAGGAATGCttttcagaaattatttaaatgtacctCAAGAATGAAATACATCCATAATGAAAAGGAATGGGGAGTTGAATCTACACTGGTAATACACTAGTAAAGTCATACGTTGCTGGGGTCGAATGAAGATATACCTGGATTATACAGTACATTTGTATTCCTGTATGTCTTCCACTTCACTCGTTTTATGGTAATGACATCAGTGACTGGCATCCATGCTGTAAACCGATTCAGTCTCCAAATCAAGAGTGAACATCACTTGAAAcaataaactgttaaaaaaaagaaaagaatccaAGCAAATTTCTAATATTCATTAGATGTCTTAAGATTTCAATGATAAATATGAaccaaataaaaagaaagaaaagaatgaacaaacccttaaaaaaaaacaaaacaaacaaaagagcatGATGGCATTTAAGGAATAGTAGTGTATTAAAATAAACACCAAATGCTTTGAAAGCAACCGTTACATTCTTAGGAAAATTTGGGGTATAGTGTGAACACACTGAAACCAAATTAAGAGTTAATGGTTTAATTGCATGTTGAATCAATAAAGGACATTGATAATGGGCATTTTTGGACCTTAACAAATCGTTAACAAATATGCCATTATTCTCTGGCACAAGCTCATTGCACACTGGGTGTCATTTACAAGCTCTTAATAACAGGAGATGGTCTTATTTATGTATGTCTATCTTGCTTCAGccttttaaaacaagacaaaaatgtaCAGATAGGACAAAAGCCAAAACAATTAAATCAACAGACGGTCAGAAACCAGATATACAGTAATACTGGTAATAAATTATTTTCGTAGCCATCCAGAAGAaagtcaaaaaaataaacaaatatgactCATGACTCTTAACAGACAGATGACACAGCAGAAGAGTCACCCTGCTGAGTCACAGTGCTGTTCTCGCATAGGGGAGCGACTGACGGCAATGAGTCAGGACTGGCAGAGGAGAGTATGGGACAGACACACAACCATTCTGCGTTCCTGTACAGTCCTTTAAATCACAGCAGAGGCTTGTACACGCAGACCATCCATTCACTTTACAGACCCGCTCTCTTCCCAGTTCGTCTTTGATTTTCCCAGCTCTGATCCACATTATGATGATGAAGGCTGAGCTTGGCCCAATTCAGGAGCGGCGATGTGGAAGACGGAGCCGATGCGAAGGAAAAATCGCCGCAAAACAGCACGAAGTTCTGGAATGAGGTCAAACTGCATCATCTCGCACAGATGGTGGTAGTAGCAGGAGGCATGAGGCTTGAACTGAAAAAAAGATGACTATGTTAGACATTCACGGGCTgacgccattttattttatttgaaatttaatttgattGATTTGGCTAGTAGTAGAAGGGGGTTGGGTTCGGAAAAGGTCCACGAGCCTTTTACATGGTACTATGTCACCGCACTCCACACAAGGCTTTTGGCGCtgacaattaatttaattttaagtgtTATAGgggtagttcactcaaaaatgaaaatcatcccATGATTCACTCACCcttaagccatcctaggtgtacatAAATTTCTTCTTTTTATAATAGTAGTGAATGTTGgtcaagattttgaagcccaaaaaaagtgcgtccatccatcataaaaagtgctccacatggctcccaggggttaataaaggccttctgaaacCTGTGTGATGCATTTGTGTAATAGATATATCCATATGTACCACTTTACAAACTGTAATCTCTAGCTACAGGTAAATTTCTTACTCTCATTCACGAGTGAGTGGCGTTCCTCTTACGCTTCACCTACGTCACCCGCTGGAACGCCACTCTCTCATGCGCACAAGCACGACAGTTAACAGAACTCTTACATAAATGCATTGCTATACTTCAGAAGGCTTTATTAACCCCTTGGAGTCGTGTGgaacactttttatgatggatggatgcacatTTTTTGGACTTCAAACTCTCTACCACCATTGATGGAAATGAATTAGACAAAtgaaaacatacaaattagaAATGCAAGACAATAAATCTTGGAACAGCCAGAACATTTTGTAACACTGAGTTTGTCTGATAGAGGAAAGTCATACACCTATAATGTCttgagaaaatctttttttttttttgggtgaactatccctttaaattttttCAGTTCGGGTTTAGCAGAGTGTCAATCTGGAGTGGAACGCCACTGGGAGAACCTGATATTATCAGAACAGTGATGAATGGAAAAGTGTATTTTAGTTATGGACAGGGAAGATACCCAGGGCTGCTAGTAGTTTGTCTGCCTAATAGCGCAGTTCTCTTTTACATATAAAGGTCATCACACTGACAAGCTGGCATTTCAGCAGAGTGCTTCCTGTAACAAAAGCCTTAACTCAGACCCCTGAAGGATAAGAGAGATATCCAAAACAAGTCTTTTCCTACAGGAAATAACACCCATTGGCTAATTATCAGACTCACCTGTATGGTTAATTAGGacactattttttttacagtctgtttTTCCTGCTCTTACATGGAAC
This Carassius gibelio isolate Cgi1373 ecotype wild population from Czech Republic chromosome A23, carGib1.2-hapl.c, whole genome shotgun sequence DNA region includes the following protein-coding sequences:
- the LOC127944542 gene encoding bcl-2-like protein 1 isoform X1, whose protein sequence is MSYYNRELVVFFIKYKLSQRNYPYNHIEFTEDTNRTDAAEGNDDMGAAGTTTLVYGSLNGTSTGSTGTPPMSPASTPQRQTNGTGGLDAVKEALRDSANEFELRYSQAFNDLSSQLHITPATAYQSFESVMDEVFRDGVNWGRIVGLFAFGGALCVECVEKEMSPLVGSIAEWMTVYLDNKIQPWIQSQGGWERFAEIFGKDAAAESRKSQENFKKWLLAGVTLLTGVVVGSLIAQKRL
- the LOC127944542 gene encoding bcl-2-like protein 1 isoform X2 encodes the protein MSYYNRELVVFFIKYKLSQRNYPYNHIEFTEDTNRTDAAEGNDDMGAAGTTTLVYGSLNGTSTGSTGTPPMSPASTPQRQTNGTGGLDAVKEALRDSANEFELRYSQAFNDLSSQLHITPATAYQSFESVMDEVFRDGVNWGRIVGLFAFGGALCVECVEKEMSPLVGSIAEWMTVYLDNKIQPWIQSQGGWEWKVMEGSWPTLLFLFVIRAVI